The Fictibacillus arsenicus genome contains a region encoding:
- the sirA gene encoding sporulation inhibitor of replication protein SirA: MREFFIYLITKEVAHSYYGKENKLFQLFYEEQRSSGIPKQILNKQIGYITSSISVSQLEEHFWLQLSDKYDWRCEGQSYTLPCKSSKVRIELNDRYLHLYSIGNFEAETIVFEALRQFESYFLAMDYGERKYGWLSPFKLNMVYAT; encoded by the coding sequence ATGAGAGAATTTTTTATATATTTAATAACAAAAGAAGTTGCTCATTCCTACTATGGAAAAGAAAATAAGCTTTTTCAATTATTTTATGAAGAACAGCGATCATCAGGAATTCCTAAGCAAATATTAAATAAACAGATCGGTTACATAACGTCATCCATTTCCGTTTCGCAGCTTGAGGAACATTTTTGGCTGCAATTAAGTGATAAATATGATTGGCGGTGTGAAGGTCAATCATATACACTTCCATGTAAGAGCAGCAAAGTTAGAATAGAATTGAACGATCGTTATCTTCATTTATACAGCATTGGAAATTTTGAAGCGGAAACGATTGTCTTTGAAGCATTAAGGCAATTTGAGTCATACTTCTTAGCGATGGATTATGGTGAAAGAAAATATGGATGGCTGTCACCATTTAAATTGAATATGGTGTATGCCACTTAA
- a CDS encoding YneF family protein, giving the protein MGTGMIILVCALSLIAGVAIGFFIARKYMMSYLQKNPPINENMLRVMMMQMGQKPSQKKINQMMQAMNKQMK; this is encoded by the coding sequence ATGGGTACTGGTATGATAATCCTTGTGTGTGCACTTTCGCTGATTGCAGGAGTTGCGATCGGATTTTTTATTGCCCGCAAGTATATGATGAGTTATTTACAAAAAAATCCACCGATTAATGAAAATATGTTGCGTGTGATGATGATGCAGATGGGTCAAAAGCCTTCTCAAAAGAAAATCAATCAAATGATGCAGGCTATGAACAAGCAGATGAAGTAA
- the tkt gene encoding transketolase, which translates to MSHNIDELAINTIRTLSIDSIEKANSGHPGMPMGAAPMAYSLWAKYMNHNPSNPEWFNRDRFVLSAGHGSMLLYSLLHLSGYGLTIEDLQQFRQWGSKTPGHPEYGHTVGVEATTGPLGQGIAMAVGMAMAERHLAAKYNRDGHEVIDHYTYSICGDGDLMEGVSGEAASLAGHLKLGRMIVLYDSNDISLDGDLHHSFSENVQQRFEAYGWQVLFVEDGTNLEEIEKAIAEAREELNKPTLIEVKTVIGHGSPNKSGKSASHGAPLGKDEILLTKEAYKWTFENDFHVPEEVKSHFEKLKSVGQSKEDEWNKQFKSYEEAYPELAQELQEAIKGKLPENWDQNMPEFDKAIATRSSAGKALNVLAKNVPSIFGGSADLAGSNKTLLEGEVNFSRNDYSGRNIWFGVREFAMGAALNGMALHGGLKVYGGTFFVFSDYVRPAIRLSALMGLPVTYVLTHDSVMVGEDGPTHEPVEQLASLRALPNLNLIRPADGYESNAAWKIAIESKDQPTALVLSRQDLPILKNTKEKAYEGVKRGAYVVSASESEAEVLLLSAGSEVSLAVEAQELLKNEGISASVVSMPSWESFDKQDSDYKESVLPKHITKRLAIEMGASLGWHKYVGLEGETLAIDTFGASAPGEVIQKEYGFTPENVVKRVKEMLNK; encoded by the coding sequence TTGTCACATAATATTGATGAATTAGCAATTAATACGATCAGAACACTATCAATTGACAGCATAGAAAAGGCGAATTCCGGCCATCCGGGGATGCCGATGGGTGCAGCGCCAATGGCATATAGCCTTTGGGCGAAATATATGAACCATAATCCATCTAATCCAGAATGGTTTAACCGTGACCGCTTTGTTTTATCCGCGGGTCATGGATCAATGCTATTGTATAGCTTGCTGCATTTAAGCGGTTATGGATTAACGATCGAAGATTTACAGCAATTCAGACAGTGGGGTAGCAAAACTCCTGGACATCCTGAATACGGTCATACAGTCGGTGTAGAAGCAACTACTGGCCCGCTTGGACAAGGAATTGCTATGGCAGTTGGAATGGCTATGGCAGAACGTCACCTGGCTGCAAAATATAACCGTGATGGACACGAAGTGATAGATCATTATACGTATTCCATCTGTGGTGATGGGGACTTAATGGAAGGTGTATCTGGAGAAGCTGCTTCATTAGCTGGTCACCTTAAATTAGGAAGAATGATTGTGCTTTATGATTCCAATGACATTTCTTTAGATGGTGATCTGCATCATTCATTCTCAGAGAATGTACAGCAAAGATTTGAAGCATACGGCTGGCAAGTTCTTTTTGTAGAAGATGGAACTAACTTGGAAGAAATCGAAAAGGCTATAGCAGAAGCTCGTGAAGAGTTAAACAAGCCGACACTTATTGAAGTTAAAACAGTAATCGGACACGGTTCACCGAATAAGTCTGGTAAATCTGCTTCACATGGTGCACCACTAGGGAAAGACGAAATCCTGTTAACAAAAGAAGCGTACAAGTGGACATTTGAAAATGATTTCCACGTTCCTGAAGAAGTTAAATCACATTTTGAAAAGTTAAAGTCTGTAGGTCAGTCAAAAGAAGATGAATGGAATAAGCAATTCAAGTCATATGAAGAAGCTTATCCTGAATTAGCTCAAGAACTTCAAGAAGCTATTAAAGGAAAACTCCCAGAGAACTGGGATCAAAATATGCCTGAATTTGATAAGGCGATTGCTACTCGTTCTTCTGCAGGAAAAGCGTTAAATGTACTTGCTAAAAACGTTCCATCAATCTTTGGAGGCTCCGCGGATTTAGCTGGTTCAAACAAAACACTTCTAGAAGGCGAAGTAAACTTTAGCCGAAACGATTACAGCGGCCGCAACATCTGGTTTGGTGTTCGTGAGTTCGCAATGGGAGCGGCATTAAACGGAATGGCACTCCATGGCGGTCTTAAAGTATACGGTGGAACATTTTTTGTTTTCTCTGATTACGTTCGTCCAGCAATCCGCCTGTCTGCATTAATGGGGCTTCCTGTGACTTATGTATTAACACATGACAGTGTAATGGTTGGAGAGGACGGACCTACTCATGAACCTGTTGAACAGCTTGCTTCATTGCGTGCACTTCCTAACCTTAACTTAATTCGTCCTGCTGACGGTTACGAGTCAAATGCAGCATGGAAGATTGCAATTGAAAGTAAAGATCAGCCGACAGCACTTGTTTTAAGCCGTCAGGATTTACCTATATTGAAAAATACAAAAGAAAAGGCTTATGAAGGTGTAAAACGCGGCGCTTATGTAGTATCGGCATCTGAATCAGAGGCGGAAGTACTTCTTCTCTCTGCTGGTTCAGAGGTAAGTTTGGCGGTAGAAGCACAAGAACTTTTGAAAAATGAAGGTATCTCAGCTTCTGTTGTTTCCATGCCTTCATGGGAAAGTTTTGATAAGCAGGATTCAGATTATAAAGAATCAGTGCTTCCAAAGCATATTACGAAACGCTTAGCAATTGAAATGGGTGCTTCATTAGGATGGCATAAATATGTTGGACTTGAAGGAGAAACATTAGCTATTGATACTTTTGGAGCTTCTGCACCTGGAGAAGTTATTCAAAAGGAATATGGCTTTACACCAGAAAATGTAGTAAAACGTGTTAAAGAAATGCTAAATAAATAA